A portion of the Anoxybacillus gonensis genome contains these proteins:
- the xerD gene encoding site-specific tyrosine recombinase XerD → MEDQVKDFIHYLIVERNLAHNTIVSYERDLKKYVQYLQKVEQRCRWNDVTRFHIMQFLKFLKEKGSSPKTIARHLASVRSFHQFLLREKVVDQDPTVHIETPQLPRKLPNVLSMAEVEALLEAPKQNTPFSIRDKAMLELLYATGIRVSELIQLNISDVHLTMGFIRCYGKGRKERIVPIGKMATEALKRYMEQGRPELLQRKKGTTDALFLNHHGERLTRQGCWKILKRLAQEANIQKTLTPHTLRHSFATHLLENGADLRAVQEMLGHADISTTQIYTHVTKTRLKDVYKQFHPRA, encoded by the coding sequence GTGGAAGATCAAGTAAAAGATTTTATTCACTATTTAATTGTTGAGCGAAATTTAGCTCATAATACGATCGTATCATATGAACGTGACTTAAAAAAATATGTTCAATATTTACAAAAAGTTGAGCAACGATGTCGTTGGAATGACGTCACCCGTTTTCATATTATGCAATTTTTAAAGTTTTTAAAAGAAAAAGGAAGCTCGCCAAAAACGATTGCGCGCCATCTGGCGTCTGTTCGGTCATTTCATCAATTTTTATTACGTGAAAAAGTAGTCGACCAAGATCCGACTGTTCATATTGAAACACCGCAACTGCCGAGAAAATTGCCAAACGTGTTGTCGATGGCGGAAGTTGAAGCGTTATTGGAAGCACCGAAACAAAACACACCGTTTAGCATTCGGGATAAGGCGATGCTCGAGTTGTTGTATGCGACAGGCATTCGCGTGAGCGAGCTTATTCAATTAAACATATCCGATGTTCATTTAACGATGGGGTTTATTCGTTGTTACGGAAAAGGGCGGAAAGAGCGAATCGTTCCGATCGGAAAAATGGCGACAGAAGCATTAAAACGGTACATGGAACAAGGTCGTCCAGAGTTGCTTCAACGAAAAAAAGGAACGACAGATGCATTGTTTTTAAACCATCACGGCGAGCGGCTAACAAGGCAAGGGTGTTGGAAAATTTTAAAACGGCTCGCCCAAGAAGCAAACATTCAAAAAACGTTAACGCCACATACGTTGCGCCACTCATTTGCAACGCATTTATTAGAAAATGGCGCCGATTTACGCGCCGTGCAAGAAATGCTTGGACATGCAGATATTTCGACAACGCAAATTTATACGCACGTCACGAAAACGCGCTTAAAAGACGTGTACAAGCAGTTTCATCCGAGAGCATAA
- a CDS encoding NUDIX hydrolase codes for MDHLYEKTINQKRIFSGKVIDVYVEDVLLPNGETSKREIVKHPGAVAVLAITEENKMVLVRQYRKALERVLVEIPAGKLEKGEAPIETAKRELEEETGYVCEKMEPLHSFYTSPGFADELVHIFLAKGLTKKSEKQMLDDDEFVDVLEVTLEEALNMVEEKQIYDAKTIYALLYWQLQA; via the coding sequence ATGGATCATTTATATGAAAAAACGATAAATCAAAAGCGCATTTTTTCTGGAAAAGTGATTGACGTATATGTGGAAGATGTGTTGTTGCCAAACGGGGAAACGAGCAAGCGTGAAATTGTTAAACACCCTGGAGCGGTTGCGGTGCTTGCGATAACAGAAGAAAATAAAATGGTGCTCGTTCGTCAATACCGAAAAGCGTTAGAGCGAGTGCTTGTTGAAATTCCAGCTGGAAAGCTTGAGAAAGGAGAGGCACCGATTGAAACAGCGAAGCGTGAGCTAGAAGAAGAAACAGGATATGTATGCGAAAAAATGGAGCCGCTTCACTCTTTTTACACATCGCCGGGGTTTGCAGATGAATTAGTACATATATTTCTTGCTAAAGGGTTAACGAAAAAAAGCGAAAAGCAAATGCTTGATGATGACGAGTTTGTCGATGTGCTTGAAGTGACGTTAGAAGAAGCACTAAACATGGTCGAAGAAAAACAAATTTATGACGCAAAAACGATTTATGCTCTTTTATATTGGCAATTGCAGGCGTAA
- a CDS encoding aldo/keto reductase, producing the protein MKKRKLGHSHLYVSEIGFGCMSLGTSESDAIRIIHEAIDQGVNYFDTADLYDRGLNEEIVGKALKGKRHDVIVATKVGNRWTEQGNGWTWDPSKAYIKQAVKHSLRRLQTDYIDVYQLHGGTIDDPIDETIEAFEELQQEGIIRYYGISSMRPNVIREYVKRSRIVSVMMPYSLLDRRAEEWFPLLKQHNVSVIARGPLAKGLLTERPIERASENTKQNGYVDYSFAELVTLIPKLKAVAPNETLTAIALRFCLANEAVATVVPGASRLSQLIENVAAQSVTLSDEQIAILKQLTKQTIFTDHR; encoded by the coding sequence ATGAAAAAACGGAAACTTGGACATTCACATTTATATGTAAGTGAAATTGGCTTTGGCTGCATGTCGCTCGGTACGTCGGAAAGCGATGCGATTCGCATCATTCATGAAGCAATCGATCAAGGCGTAAACTACTTCGATACAGCCGATTTATATGATCGTGGGTTAAATGAAGAAATTGTCGGTAAGGCATTAAAAGGAAAACGACACGATGTCATCGTTGCGACAAAAGTAGGAAATCGTTGGACGGAACAAGGAAACGGCTGGACGTGGGATCCGTCAAAAGCATACATAAAACAAGCGGTGAAACATAGCTTACGACGATTACAAACCGATTATATTGATGTATATCAACTACATGGCGGGACAATTGATGATCCGATCGATGAAACAATTGAGGCGTTTGAGGAATTGCAACAAGAGGGCATCATTCGTTATTACGGCATTTCCTCTATGCGTCCAAACGTCATTCGCGAATATGTGAAGCGATCGCGCATCGTTTCTGTCATGATGCCGTATAGTTTACTTGATCGCCGCGCTGAAGAATGGTTTCCGCTTTTGAAGCAACATAACGTGAGCGTCATTGCTCGCGGACCGCTAGCGAAAGGATTATTAACTGAACGTCCGATTGAACGAGCAAGCGAAAATACGAAACAAAACGGCTATGTCGATTATTCGTTTGCCGAGTTAGTGACGCTCATTCCAAAATTAAAAGCGGTTGCTCCGAATGAAACGCTTACGGCGATTGCCCTTCGTTTTTGTTTAGCAAATGAAGCAGTAGCTACAGTCGTTCCAGGCGCAAGCCGATTATCGCAACTAATCGAAAACGTCGCTGCTCAATCAGTAACATTGAGCGATGAACAAATAGCTATCTTAAAACAACTGACAAAACAAACGATTTTTACTGATCATCGGTAA
- the spoIIM gene encoding stage II sporulation protein M, producing MRKRSWTTTWGQHVQEHYTTYVFTVVLFVMGVVFGAIVVNSLSFSQKQDLYYYLTNFFGQVSAGHIASAHDVWKESFLQNLKYIGLMWILAMSLVGLPLILILLFLKGLVVGFTVGFLVNQMGWNGFLLAFVSVVPQNIILVPIFIMMAAVSISFSLKMIRHQFVKRTSEPIFRAMLRYTFVMLSFSIALVFASSLEAYVSPLLMKEVVELIEK from the coding sequence ATGAGAAAGCGATCATGGACGACAACATGGGGGCAGCATGTACAAGAACATTATACGACATATGTATTTACCGTCGTTCTTTTTGTGATGGGTGTTGTTTTTGGCGCTATTGTTGTCAACAGTTTAAGTTTCAGTCAAAAACAAGATTTATATTATTATTTAACGAATTTTTTTGGACAAGTGTCTGCGGGACATATTGCAAGTGCGCATGACGTATGGAAAGAAAGTTTTTTACAAAATTTAAAATATATTGGGCTGATGTGGATTTTAGCAATGTCGCTTGTAGGGTTACCACTTATTTTAATTTTATTATTTTTAAAAGGGCTTGTTGTTGGTTTTACCGTTGGATTTTTAGTCAATCAAATGGGATGGAACGGATTTTTGTTAGCTTTCGTCTCTGTCGTCCCGCAAAATATTATTCTCGTTCCCATTTTTATTATGATGGCCGCTGTATCGATTTCGTTTTCTTTAAAAATGATTCGACATCAATTTGTGAAACGAACGTCCGAACCAATTTTTCGAGCGATGCTTCGTTATACGTTTGTCATGTTATCGTTTAGCATCGCATTAGTGTTTGCATCTTCGCTTGAAGCATACGTATCCCCGTTGCTCATGAAAGAAGTTGTGGAATTAATAGAAAAATAA
- a CDS encoding DUF3886 domain-containing protein — translation MFMLKDRLNEQLIEQLKQKQKQLQEEEQKRKEEEEAKRKEEARKREKNKTFAEWLEESDLDWRKFK, via the coding sequence ATGTTTATGCTAAAAGATCGATTAAATGAGCAACTGATCGAACAGCTTAAGCAAAAACAAAAGCAACTGCAAGAGGAAGAACAAAAACGAAAAGAAGAAGAGGAAGCAAAGCGGAAGGAAGAAGCTCGTAAGCGAGAAAAAAATAAAACGTTTGCCGAATGGTTAGAAGAAAGTGACTTAGATTGGCGAAAATTTAAATAA
- the narJ gene encoding nitrate reductase molybdenum cofactor assembly chaperone — protein MDYAHVQTVFEIVSYLLSYPDRQWRDQLDDCAMFSQQIPHRPIVQNIQKFIDYVKQTDETSWIETYVYTFDFGKKTNLYVTYMSTGEQRERGIELLQLKQLYKSAGFDITERELPDYLPLMLEFASQAERVYVQPLMQKYFNHMSHIREQLIAAESYYAILFDVLLMALEEIGVRKLAEGSVS, from the coding sequence ATGGATTATGCTCATGTACAAACGGTGTTTGAAATCGTTTCGTATTTGTTATCATACCCAGATCGACAATGGCGTGACCAACTTGATGATTGTGCAATGTTTAGTCAACAAATTCCGCATCGCCCTATTGTGCAAAACATACAAAAATTTATTGATTATGTAAAACAAACGGATGAAACGTCATGGATTGAAACATATGTGTATACGTTTGATTTTGGCAAAAAAACAAATTTATACGTCACATATATGAGCACAGGCGAACAAAGAGAACGTGGAATCGAACTGTTACAATTGAAGCAGCTGTACAAATCAGCAGGTTTTGACATAACAGAGCGAGAGTTGCCAGATTACTTGCCACTTATGCTTGAATTTGCGTCGCAAGCCGAACGTGTGTATGTTCAGCCGCTTATGCAAAAATATTTCAATCATATGTCTCACATTCGTGAACAGTTAATTGCGGCGGAAAGTTATTACGCCATTTTATTCGATGTGTTGCTTATGGCACTTGAGGAAATTGGCGTGCGTAAACTTGCGGAAGGGAGCGTGTCGTAA
- the narH gene encoding nitrate reductase subunit beta: protein MKIKAQIGMVMNLDKCIGCHTCSVTCKNTWTNRPGAEYMYFNNVETKPGIGYPKKWEDQEKYKGGWELKNGELQLKAGSKANRLLNLFYNPNLPTIDDYYEPWNYDYETLTNSPEKKHQPVARPKSSLTGEFMELKWGPNWEDDLAGAHVTALEDPNVVKMEQSIQAEFEQVFMMYLPRICEHCVNPPCVSSCPSGAMYKREEDGIVLVDQNACRAWRYCVSSCPYKKVYFNWQTSKAEKCTLCFPRLEAGLPTICSETCVGRVRYLGVMLYDADRVKEAASVTDEKELYEAQLSIFLNPHDPEVIAKAKEEGIPQAWIEAAQKSPIYKMIVDWKIALPLHPEYRTLPMVWYIPPLSPITNMIEGKGSRASEYDIFPAIDEMRIPIEYLAHLLTAGDQSHIRTVLKKMAAMRLYMRALQTNKQPNEQMIQSLGLNGEDIEEMYRLLAIAKYNDRFVIPASHREQVAELYAEQGTCGLSFMGGPGSCGTISS, encoded by the coding sequence TTGAAGATTAAAGCACAAATTGGCATGGTAATGAACTTAGATAAATGTATTGGCTGCCATACGTGCAGCGTCACATGCAAAAACACCTGGACGAATCGTCCAGGTGCCGAATATATGTATTTTAACAACGTAGAAACGAAACCTGGCATCGGTTATCCTAAAAAATGGGAAGATCAAGAGAAATATAAAGGCGGTTGGGAGTTGAAAAATGGGGAGCTACAGCTAAAGGCGGGCTCAAAAGCAAATCGATTACTCAATTTATTTTACAATCCGAACTTACCAACGATCGACGATTATTATGAACCGTGGAATTACGATTATGAAACGTTAACAAATAGCCCTGAGAAGAAACATCAGCCTGTCGCACGTCCAAAATCTTCATTGACTGGAGAGTTTATGGAGTTAAAATGGGGGCCGAACTGGGAAGATGACTTAGCTGGTGCGCATGTCACAGCATTAGAAGATCCAAACGTAGTGAAAATGGAGCAGTCGATTCAAGCGGAATTTGAACAAGTATTTATGATGTATTTACCGCGCATTTGCGAGCATTGTGTTAATCCTCCATGCGTATCAAGCTGTCCATCTGGAGCGATGTATAAACGAGAGGAGGACGGCATCGTACTCGTAGATCAAAATGCTTGCCGTGCTTGGCGATATTGCGTATCAAGCTGTCCATATAAAAAAGTGTATTTCAACTGGCAAACAAGCAAAGCGGAAAAATGTACATTATGTTTCCCACGATTAGAAGCTGGATTGCCAACAATTTGTTCTGAAACGTGCGTAGGACGTGTGCGTTATCTTGGCGTAATGTTGTATGACGCAGATCGCGTAAAAGAAGCAGCGAGCGTAACAGACGAAAAAGAATTGTATGAAGCGCAGCTATCTATTTTCTTAAATCCACATGATCCGGAAGTCATTGCGAAAGCGAAAGAAGAAGGAATTCCACAAGCGTGGATTGAGGCGGCACAAAAATCACCAATTTATAAAATGATCGTTGATTGGAAAATCGCATTACCGTTACATCCAGAATATCGGACATTGCCAATGGTATGGTATATTCCGCCATTAAGCCCAATTACAAATATGATTGAAGGAAAAGGAAGCAGGGCAAGTGAATACGACATTTTCCCAGCCATTGATGAGATGCGCATTCCAATTGAGTATTTAGCTCATTTATTAACGGCTGGTGATCAATCACATATTCGTACAGTGCTGAAAAAAATGGCAGCGATGCGTTTATATATGCGTGCGCTACAAACAAATAAACAACCGAATGAACAAATGATTCAGTCGTTAGGGCTAAACGGAGAAGATATTGAAGAAATGTACCGTCTATTAGCGATTGCTAAATACAACGACCGTTTCGTCATTCCAGCATCGCATCGCGAACAAGTAGCTGAATTATATGCGGAACAAGGAACGTGCGGATTATCGTTTATGGGTGGACCAGGTTCATGCGGTACCATTTCGTCATAA
- a CDS encoding Fur family transcriptional regulator, translated as MESRLERIKKQLHAASYKLTPQREATVRVLLEHEEDHLSAEDVYLLVKEKAPEIGLATVYRTLELLTELKIVDKINFGDGVSRYDLRKEGAAHFHHHLVCIECGAVDEIQEDLLEDVEAIVERDWNFKIKDHRLTFHGICYRCQEKHEEQ; from the coding sequence ATGGAAAGTCGCCTTGAAAGAATTAAAAAACAATTGCATGCCGCAAGCTATAAATTAACGCCGCAACGGGAAGCAACAGTACGAGTGTTGCTTGAACATGAAGAAGATCATTTAAGCGCGGAAGATGTTTACCTCCTCGTGAAAGAAAAAGCACCGGAAATAGGGTTAGCGACAGTATATCGCACGTTGGAGCTATTAACAGAATTGAAAATTGTCGATAAAATTAACTTCGGGGATGGCGTTTCCCGCTACGATCTTCGTAAGGAAGGTGCGGCGCATTTTCATCACCATTTAGTGTGTATTGAATGTGGGGCGGTCGATGAAATTCAAGAAGATTTATTAGAAGATGTCGAAGCGATTGTAGAACGGGATTGGAATTTTAAAATTAAAGATCACCGTTTAACATTTCACGGCATTTGTTACCGTTGTCAAGAGAAGCATGAAGAACAGTAA
- a CDS encoding YqzK family protein, with translation MRRMVDVLKVFLLFTGCTILFYYSIVWMSEEYNYYRRYDEPMGSAVKVSTTERQETNWLDRLLFFYQNGE, from the coding sequence ATGAGAAGAATGGTGGACGTGCTAAAAGTGTTTCTTTTATTTACGGGATGTACGATTTTATTTTATTATAGTATTGTATGGATGAGCGAGGAATATAACTATTACCGTCGTTACGACGAGCCGATGGGATCAGCTGTGAAAGTATCAACGACTGAACGGCAAGAAACGAATTGGCTCGATCGACTGTTGTTTTTTTATCAAAACGGGGAGTAG
- a CDS encoding YqkC family protein, translating into MNDQVNRLRKIVKEKTWVSFLYNNHPYSLLHWSVAGFSNDERDVWLLQDEMTFETQSFVQLDEALAWIEQHMPHITDIL; encoded by the coding sequence GTGAATGATCAAGTGAATCGTCTTCGAAAAATCGTAAAAGAAAAAACATGGGTGTCGTTTTTGTACAATAACCATCCGTATAGTTTACTTCATTGGTCCGTTGCAGGATTTTCAAACGACGAGCGCGATGTCTGGCTGCTGCAAGATGAGATGACATTTGAAACACAATCGTTCGTGCAGTTAGATGAAGCGCTTGCTTGGATTGAACAACATATGCCGCATATTACAGATATTTTATAA
- the deoB gene encoding phosphopentomutase encodes MKPTYKRVFLIVMDSVGIGEAPDAEKYNDKGADTLGHIAEHRGGLHMPNMAKLGLSNIREIQGIPKAEKPLAYFTKMQEASAGKDTMTGHWELMGLRIDTPFQVFPDGFPKELIDELEKRTGRKVIGNKPASGTAIIDELGPEHMETGALIVYTSADSVLQIAAHEEIIPLEELYRICKIARELTLDEKYMVGRVIARPFIGKPGSFQRTANRHDYALKPFGRTVMNELQDAGYDVIAIGKIADIYDNEGVTQTLRTKSNMDGMDKLVDTLQMDFTGLSFVNLVDFDALYGHRRDPKGYGDALEEFDARLPEVFERLKEDDLLIITADHGNDPVHHGTDHTREYVPLLVYSPSMNGGKQLPLRETFADVGATIAENFRVNMPKYGTSFLHELK; translated from the coding sequence GTGAAGCCTACATATAAACGTGTATTTTTAATTGTGATGGACTCAGTTGGAATTGGTGAAGCGCCAGATGCCGAAAAATATAACGACAAAGGTGCGGATACGCTTGGGCATATTGCCGAACATCGCGGTGGCTTACATATGCCGAACATGGCGAAGTTAGGCTTAAGCAATATTCGTGAAATTCAAGGGATTCCGAAAGCAGAAAAGCCGCTTGCTTATTTTACGAAAATGCAAGAAGCATCGGCTGGAAAAGATACAATGACAGGACATTGGGAGTTAATGGGTCTTCGCATTGATACGCCGTTTCAAGTGTTTCCTGACGGATTTCCAAAAGAGTTGATTGATGAATTAGAAAAACGAACAGGAAGAAAAGTGATCGGTAATAAACCAGCAAGTGGCACAGCGATTATTGATGAGCTTGGCCCTGAACATATGGAAACAGGTGCGCTTATTGTATATACGTCAGCCGATTCAGTGTTGCAAATTGCAGCGCATGAAGAAATCATTCCGTTAGAAGAATTGTATCGTATTTGTAAAATTGCGCGTGAATTGACGCTTGATGAAAAATATATGGTCGGTCGTGTCATTGCTCGTCCATTCATTGGGAAGCCAGGAAGTTTCCAACGGACAGCGAATCGTCACGATTATGCGTTAAAACCGTTTGGTCGTACAGTCATGAATGAATTACAAGATGCAGGATACGATGTGATCGCCATCGGTAAAATTGCTGACATTTACGATAACGAAGGTGTGACACAAACGTTGCGCACAAAATCAAACATGGACGGAATGGACAAATTAGTCGATACGTTACAAATGGACTTTACAGGACTCAGCTTTGTGAACCTTGTTGATTTTGATGCATTATACGGTCATCGTCGCGATCCAAAAGGATACGGTGATGCGTTAGAAGAGTTTGATGCCCGTTTACCAGAAGTGTTTGAACGTTTAAAAGAAGACGATTTATTAATTATTACGGCGGACCACGGAAATGATCCGGTTCATCACGGAACCGACCATACGCGCGAATATGTGCCTCTTCTCGTTTATAGTCCGAGCATGAACGGAGGAAAACAGCTTCCGTTGCGTGAAACGTTTGCAGACGTTGGAGCAACAATTGCGGAAAACTTCCGTGTAAATATGCCGAAATACGGAACGAGCTTTTTACATGAGTTGAAATAA
- a CDS encoding purine-nucleoside phosphorylase, producing MNRAAIEQAAQFLKEKFPTSPQIGLILGSGLGVLADEIEQAIKIPYSDIPNFPVSTVEGHAGQLVYGQLEGATVIVMQGRFHYYEGYSFEKVTFPVRVMKALGVEQLIVTNAAGGVNESFEPGDLMIISDHINNMGGNPLIGPNDSALGVRFPDMSEAYSKRLRQLAKDVANEIGLRVREGVYVANTGPAYETPAEIRMIRVMGGDAVGMSTVPEVIVARHGGMEVLGISCISNMAAGILDQPLTHDEVIETTEKVKADFLRFVKAIVRNMAKK from the coding sequence ATGAATCGAGCAGCAATTGAACAAGCCGCGCAATTTTTAAAAGAAAAGTTTCCAACTTCACCGCAAATCGGCTTAATTCTTGGTTCTGGTTTAGGTGTGTTGGCAGATGAAATTGAACAAGCGATTAAAATTCCGTACAGTGATATTCCAAATTTCCCTGTATCGACAGTCGAAGGACATGCCGGTCAACTTGTATACGGACAGTTAGAAGGTGCGACTGTCATCGTGATGCAAGGGCGATTCCATTACTATGAAGGATACAGTTTTGAAAAGGTAACATTCCCTGTACGCGTGATGAAAGCGCTTGGTGTTGAACAATTAATTGTGACAAATGCGGCAGGCGGTGTAAATGAATCGTTTGAACCAGGCGATTTAATGATTATTTCAGATCATATTAATAACATGGGTGGCAATCCGCTGATCGGTCCGAATGATTCTGCACTTGGTGTGCGCTTCCCAGACATGTCGGAAGCATATAGTAAACGACTTCGTCAACTCGCTAAAGACGTGGCGAATGAAATTGGATTGCGTGTACGTGAAGGGGTATATGTCGCCAATACAGGTCCAGCATATGAAACACCAGCAGAAATTCGTATGATTCGTGTTATGGGCGGTGATGCAGTCGGTATGTCTACGGTACCTGAAGTGATCGTCGCTCGCCATGGAGGAATGGAAGTGTTAGGCATTTCGTGCATTTCCAATATGGCTGCCGGCATTTTAGATCAGCCGCTCACACATGATGAAGTGATCGAAACGACAGAAAAAGTAAAAGCTGACTTTTTACGATTTGTAAAAGCGATCGTGCGCAACATGGCGAAAAAATAA
- a CDS encoding pyrimidine-nucleoside phosphorylase has protein sequence MRMVDLIEKKRDGHALTKEEIHFIIEGYTKGDIPDYQMSALAMAIFFRGMNEEETAELTMAMVHSGDTIDLSRIEGIKVDKHSTGGVGDTTTLVLGPLVASVGVPVAKMSGRGLGHTGGTIDKLESVPGFHVEISNDEFIELVNKNKIAVVGQSGNLTPADKKLYALRDVTATVNSIPLIASSIMSKKIAAGADAIVLDVKTGAGAFMKDLNDAKALAKAMVDIGNRVGRKTMAIISDMSQPLGYAIGNALEVKEAIDTLKGEGPDDLQELCLVLGSHMVYLAEKASSLEEARHMLEKAMKDGSALETFKTFLAAQGGDASVVDDPSKLPQAKYVIELEAKEDGYVSEIVADAVGTAAMWLGAGRATKESTIDLAVGLVLRKKVGDAVKKGESLVTIYSNREQIDDVKQKLYENIRISTTPVQAPTLIYDKIS, from the coding sequence ATGAGAATGGTCGATTTAATTGAGAAAAAACGTGACGGCCACGCATTAACGAAAGAAGAAATTCATTTTATCATTGAAGGTTATACAAAAGGTGATATTCCTGACTATCAAATGAGCGCACTAGCGATGGCGATTTTCTTCCGCGGCATGAACGAAGAAGAAACAGCTGAATTAACGATGGCGATGGTACATTCAGGTGATACGATCGACCTTTCAAGAATTGAAGGAATTAAAGTTGATAAACACTCAACGGGCGGTGTGGGGGATACAACAACGTTAGTGTTAGGTCCACTTGTTGCATCTGTCGGCGTTCCGGTTGCAAAAATGTCTGGTCGCGGCCTTGGTCACACAGGCGGAACAATTGATAAATTAGAATCTGTGCCAGGATTTCATGTTGAAATTAGCAACGACGAATTTATCGAACTTGTAAATAAAAATAAAATTGCTGTTGTCGGTCAGTCCGGCAACTTAACGCCAGCCGATAAAAAATTGTATGCGCTTCGCGATGTAACAGCAACGGTCAATAGCATTCCGTTAATCGCTTCATCGATTATGAGCAAAAAAATTGCAGCCGGTGCAGATGCGATCGTGTTAGACGTAAAAACAGGTGCGGGCGCGTTTATGAAAGATTTAAACGATGCGAAAGCATTAGCGAAAGCGATGGTCGATATTGGAAACCGTGTTGGACGTAAAACGATGGCGATTATTTCCGATATGAGCCAGCCGCTCGGTTATGCGATCGGAAACGCCCTCGAAGTAAAAGAAGCGATCGATACGTTAAAAGGGGAAGGTCCGGACGATTTACAAGAACTTTGTTTAGTACTTGGCAGCCATATGGTATATTTAGCTGAAAAAGCATCTTCGCTTGAAGAAGCGCGCCATATGTTAGAAAAAGCGATGAAAGACGGTTCAGCGCTTGAAACGTTTAAAACGTTTTTAGCTGCACAAGGTGGCGATGCGTCCGTTGTCGATGATCCGAGCAAATTGCCTCAAGCGAAATATGTGATTGAACTTGAGGCGAAAGAAGACGGATACGTATCAGAAATCGTTGCCGATGCGGTTGGAACGGCAGCGATGTGGCTCGGTGCTGGGCGCGCAACGAAAGAATCGACGATTGATTTAGCGGTCGGTTTAGTGCTTCGTAAAAAAGTTGGCGATGCGGTGAAAAAAGGGGAATCGCTCGTTACGATTTACAGCAACCGTGAACAAATTGATGATGTGAAACAAAAACTATATGAAAACATTCGCATTTCTACGACACCTGTCCAAGCGCCAACATTAATTTACGATAAAATTTCGTAA
- the narI gene encoding respiratory nitrate reductase subunit gamma codes for MLEQFLWGYFPYIVLTIFIGGHIYRYQHDQFGWTTKSSEFLEKKSLRLGSILFHWGIIFVFIGHVMGILIPKSFYDAIGISEHTYHTLAIAFGLPAGIVSIVGLVIFIQRRLTVKRIRLTSSKADWLVLILLAIVMLTGFASTSLNVNANGFDYRTTISPWFRTVLTFRADPTYMESVPIWFKIHIVSALCIFVVWPFTRLVHVFSMPFRYLSRSYVVYRRRMPKQQ; via the coding sequence TTGCTCGAACAATTTCTTTGGGGATACTTCCCTTACATCGTTTTAACTATTTTCATTGGTGGGCACATTTATCGTTATCAACACGATCAGTTCGGATGGACGACAAAATCGAGCGAATTTCTTGAAAAAAAATCGTTGCGGCTCGGAAGCATTTTATTTCATTGGGGGATCATCTTTGTTTTTATCGGTCATGTCATGGGGATTCTTATTCCAAAATCGTTTTATGATGCGATCGGCATCTCTGAACATACGTATCATACGCTAGCCATCGCGTTCGGTCTTCCGGCAGGGATCGTTTCTATTGTTGGTTTAGTTATTTTCATCCAACGTCGTTTAACCGTTAAACGCATTCGCTTAACAAGCAGTAAAGCAGATTGGCTCGTTTTAATTTTATTAGCGATTGTCATGTTGACTGGTTTTGCTTCTACATCGTTGAACGTGAACGCAAACGGCTTTGATTATCGCACAACGATCAGCCCTTGGTTTCGCACCGTTTTAACGTTTCGTGCTGATCCAACGTATATGGAAAGCGTACCGATTTGGTTTAAAATTCATATCGTCTCCGCTTTATGTATTTTCGTTGTTTGGCCATTTACGCGATTAGTTCATGTATTTAGTATGCCGTTTCGTTATTTAAGCCGAAGTTACGTTGTTTATCGTCGTCGAATGCCGAAACAACAATGA